Proteins encoded by one window of Myxocyprinus asiaticus isolate MX2 ecotype Aquarium Trade chromosome 35, UBuf_Myxa_2, whole genome shotgun sequence:
- the afmid gene encoding kynurenine formamidase isoform X2: MNKTDWTTMNKDELERQYSPSRWSHRMSADDVIRAHVAALKSGTEKARAVTQTLLDVPYGDGDGENLDVYVPSSSSPDLPLVIYLHGGYWQFLSKDESGFLAVPLVQKGVVVVAVGYSIAPKGNMDLMVSQVRRSVVSVIQQYSHISGLYLCGHSAGAHLAAMVLSTDWSQYDISPQIKGAFLVSGIYDLQPILSTYVNEPLKMTEEVALRNSPSRLLSQLQLSSSSCHIVIAVAQNDSPEFRKQSEEYFKDLESAGLKVSYEDVPNTDHFSIIEQLVDENYHLTKLLLKMMGRS, from the exons ATGAACAAGACTGACTGGACGACAATGAACAAAGAT GAGTTGGAGCGGCAGTATTCACCAAGCCGCTGGTCACACAGGATGTCTGCTGATGACGTCATTAGAGCCCATGTGGCAGCGTTAAAATCAG GTACGGAAAAGGCTCGTGCTGTCACTCAGACTTTGCTTGATGTTCCATACGGTGATGGTGACGGCGAGAATCTGGATGTTTATGTTCCCAGCAGCTCTTCTCCAG ATCTGCCACTGGTGATTTACCTGCATGGAGGGTACTGGCAGTTTCTCAG TAAGGATGAGTCTGGATTCCTGGCCGTCCCATTGGTGCAGAAAGGTGTGGTGGTGGTCGCCGTGGGTTACAGTATCGCCCCCAAAG GAAATATGGATTTGATGGTGTCACAGGTGCGGAGAAGTGTGGTGTCTGTTATTCAACAGTATTCACACATCAG TGGTCTTTACCTGTGCGGTCACTCGGCAGGTGCACACCTGGCTGCTATGGTCCTGTCCACTGATTGGTCCCAGTACGACATTTCACCCCAGATTAAAG GTGCATTTCTCGTTAGTGGCATTTACGACCTGCAGCCGATACTCTCCACCTATGTGAACGAGCCCCTGAAGATGACCGA GGAAGTGGCGTTAAGGAACAGCCCCAGTCGCCTGCTGTCACAGCTCCAGCTCTCGTCCTCTTCCTGTCACATAGTGATCGCTGTAGCACAGAACGACTCGCCGGAGTTCCGCAAACAGTCCGAGGAATATTTCAAA gATTTGGAATCCGCTGGACTCAAAGTCTCTTATGAGGACGTTCCAAACACAGATCACTTCAGCATCATAGAGCAACTTGTTGATGAAAATTATCACCTCACTAAG CTTCTGCTAAAGATGATGGGGAGAAGCTGA
- the LOC127426499 gene encoding soluble calcium-activated nucleotidase 1-like isoform X1 has protein sequence MRERKREKQDSMNFMRVSVHGDSMFSSITSSISDPRFRFRWRAIIVATLLALGLLLYLHQTSTDTANYSSDSRGNVQRSWRPARDVSGVMAAAETVRSRYNDTYPLTPPEHTADGIRYRIGVIADLDMDSRSKKDNMWFSYLKRGHLLVSESGDSVSVEWDPDTVILESHLSEKGRGMELSELEAFNGHLYSVDDRTGVVYRIEGNRAVPWVILPDGDGSVSKGFKAEWMAVKDERLYVGGLGKEWTTITGEFVNNNPEWVKVVGFHGDVEHENWVPHYNALKTAAGIKPPGYLIHESGVWSERLQRWFFLPRRASSERYDETADERRGTNLVLSCSSDFSQISVSRVGPLKPTLGFSSFKFIPDTDDQIILALKSEEDAGRIATYVTAFTLDGRILLPDTKIGDVKYEGLEFI, from the exons atgagggagagaaagagag AGAAGCAAGACTCCATGAACTTCATGCGGGTATCTGTTCATGGTGACTCCATGTTCTCCTCCATCACCAGCTCCATCTCCGACCCGCGTTTCCGGTTCCGATGGCGGGCCATCATCGTGGCAACGCTACTGGCGTTGGGTCTCCTGCTATACCTGCACCAAACATCAACAGACACTGCCAACTACAGCTCAGACAGCAGAGGGAACGTCCAGCGATCATGGCGTCCTGCTCGGGATGTTTCGGGCGTGATGGCCGCTGCCGAGACAGTCAGGTCACGTTACAACGATACGTACCCGCTCACCCCTCCGGAACACACGGCCGATGGGATCCGATACCGGATCGGAGTCATAGCGGACTTGGACATGGACTCACGCAGTAAAAAGGACAACATGTGGTTTAGTTACCTGAAACGGGGCCACCTGCTGGTGTCTGAGAGCGGTGACAGCGTTTCTGTGGAGTGGGATCCGGACACGGTGATTCTGGAAAGCCATCTGTCAGAGAAGGGGCGGGGCATGGAGCTCTCGGAGCTGGAGGCATTTAACGGGCACCTGTACAGTGTGGATGATCGCACAGGTGTAGTGTACCGTATAGAGGGAAACAGAGCCGTGCCGTGGGTCATTTTGCCTGATGGAGACGGCAGCGTATCTAAAG GTTTTAAGGCGGAGTGGATGGCTGTAAAAGATGAGCGTCTGTATGTCGGTGGTCTCGGTAAGGAATGGACAACCATCACTGGCGAGTTTGTCAACAACAACCCGGAGTGGGTGAAGGTGGTCGGTTTCCATGGTGATGTGGAGCACGAGAACTGGGTTCCGCATTATAACGCGCTCAAGACAGCAGCCGGAATCAAACCACCAG GTTATCTCATTCACGAGTCGGGTGTGTGGAGTGAGCGTCTTCAGCGGTGGTTCTTTCTCCCTCGCCGTGCAAGTTCTGAACGTTACGACGAAACCGCAGATGAACGTCGCGGCACAAACCTCGTTCTGAGCTGCTCGTCTGATTTCAGTCAGATCTCCGTGTCGCGTGTTGGCCCATTGAAACCCACGCTCGGATTTTCCTCATTCAAATTCATTCCTGACACGGACGATCAGATCATACTGGCGCTCAAATCTGAGGAGGACGCGGGCCGTATCGCCACCTACGTAACGGCCTTCACACTGGACGGACGCATACTGCTGCCCGATACGAAGATCGGTGATGTTAAATATGAGGGTTTGGAGTTTATATAG
- the LOC127426499 gene encoding soluble calcium-activated nucleotidase 1-like isoform X2, which yields MNFMRVSVHGDSMFSSITSSISDPRFRFRWRAIIVATLLALGLLLYLHQTSTDTANYSSDSRGNVQRSWRPARDVSGVMAAAETVRSRYNDTYPLTPPEHTADGIRYRIGVIADLDMDSRSKKDNMWFSYLKRGHLLVSESGDSVSVEWDPDTVILESHLSEKGRGMELSELEAFNGHLYSVDDRTGVVYRIEGNRAVPWVILPDGDGSVSKGFKAEWMAVKDERLYVGGLGKEWTTITGEFVNNNPEWVKVVGFHGDVEHENWVPHYNALKTAAGIKPPGYLIHESGVWSERLQRWFFLPRRASSERYDETADERRGTNLVLSCSSDFSQISVSRVGPLKPTLGFSSFKFIPDTDDQIILALKSEEDAGRIATYVTAFTLDGRILLPDTKIGDVKYEGLEFI from the exons ATGAACTTCATGCGGGTATCTGTTCATGGTGACTCCATGTTCTCCTCCATCACCAGCTCCATCTCCGACCCGCGTTTCCGGTTCCGATGGCGGGCCATCATCGTGGCAACGCTACTGGCGTTGGGTCTCCTGCTATACCTGCACCAAACATCAACAGACACTGCCAACTACAGCTCAGACAGCAGAGGGAACGTCCAGCGATCATGGCGTCCTGCTCGGGATGTTTCGGGCGTGATGGCCGCTGCCGAGACAGTCAGGTCACGTTACAACGATACGTACCCGCTCACCCCTCCGGAACACACGGCCGATGGGATCCGATACCGGATCGGAGTCATAGCGGACTTGGACATGGACTCACGCAGTAAAAAGGACAACATGTGGTTTAGTTACCTGAAACGGGGCCACCTGCTGGTGTCTGAGAGCGGTGACAGCGTTTCTGTGGAGTGGGATCCGGACACGGTGATTCTGGAAAGCCATCTGTCAGAGAAGGGGCGGGGCATGGAGCTCTCGGAGCTGGAGGCATTTAACGGGCACCTGTACAGTGTGGATGATCGCACAGGTGTAGTGTACCGTATAGAGGGAAACAGAGCCGTGCCGTGGGTCATTTTGCCTGATGGAGACGGCAGCGTATCTAAAG GTTTTAAGGCGGAGTGGATGGCTGTAAAAGATGAGCGTCTGTATGTCGGTGGTCTCGGTAAGGAATGGACAACCATCACTGGCGAGTTTGTCAACAACAACCCGGAGTGGGTGAAGGTGGTCGGTTTCCATGGTGATGTGGAGCACGAGAACTGGGTTCCGCATTATAACGCGCTCAAGACAGCAGCCGGAATCAAACCACCAG GTTATCTCATTCACGAGTCGGGTGTGTGGAGTGAGCGTCTTCAGCGGTGGTTCTTTCTCCCTCGCCGTGCAAGTTCTGAACGTTACGACGAAACCGCAGATGAACGTCGCGGCACAAACCTCGTTCTGAGCTGCTCGTCTGATTTCAGTCAGATCTCCGTGTCGCGTGTTGGCCCATTGAAACCCACGCTCGGATTTTCCTCATTCAAATTCATTCCTGACACGGACGATCAGATCATACTGGCGCTCAAATCTGAGGAGGACGCGGGCCGTATCGCCACCTACGTAACGGCCTTCACACTGGACGGACGCATACTGCTGCCCGATACGAAGATCGGTGATGTTAAATATGAGGGTTTGGAGTTTATATAG
- the afmid gene encoding kynurenine formamidase isoform X3, producing MSADDVIRAHVAALKSGTEKARAVTQTLLDVPYGDGDGENLDVYVPSSSSPDLPLVIYLHGGYWQFLSKDESGFLAVPLVQKGVVVVAVGYSIAPKGNMDLMVSQVRRSVVSVIQQYSHISGLYLCGHSAGAHLAAMVLSTDWSQYDISPQIKGAFLVSGIYDLQPILSTYVNEPLKMTEEVALRNSPSRLLSQLQLSSSSCHIVIAVAQNDSPEFRKQSEEYFKDLESAGLKVSYEDVPNTDHFSIIEQLVDENYHLTKLLLKMMGRS from the exons ATGTCTGCTGATGACGTCATTAGAGCCCATGTGGCAGCGTTAAAATCAG GTACGGAAAAGGCTCGTGCTGTCACTCAGACTTTGCTTGATGTTCCATACGGTGATGGTGACGGCGAGAATCTGGATGTTTATGTTCCCAGCAGCTCTTCTCCAG ATCTGCCACTGGTGATTTACCTGCATGGAGGGTACTGGCAGTTTCTCAG TAAGGATGAGTCTGGATTCCTGGCCGTCCCATTGGTGCAGAAAGGTGTGGTGGTGGTCGCCGTGGGTTACAGTATCGCCCCCAAAG GAAATATGGATTTGATGGTGTCACAGGTGCGGAGAAGTGTGGTGTCTGTTATTCAACAGTATTCACACATCAG TGGTCTTTACCTGTGCGGTCACTCGGCAGGTGCACACCTGGCTGCTATGGTCCTGTCCACTGATTGGTCCCAGTACGACATTTCACCCCAGATTAAAG GTGCATTTCTCGTTAGTGGCATTTACGACCTGCAGCCGATACTCTCCACCTATGTGAACGAGCCCCTGAAGATGACCGA GGAAGTGGCGTTAAGGAACAGCCCCAGTCGCCTGCTGTCACAGCTCCAGCTCTCGTCCTCTTCCTGTCACATAGTGATCGCTGTAGCACAGAACGACTCGCCGGAGTTCCGCAAACAGTCCGAGGAATATTTCAAA gATTTGGAATCCGCTGGACTCAAAGTCTCTTATGAGGACGTTCCAAACACAGATCACTTCAGCATCATAGAGCAACTTGTTGATGAAAATTATCACCTCACTAAG CTTCTGCTAAAGATGATGGGGAGAAGCTGA
- the afmid gene encoding kynurenine formamidase isoform X1: protein MSVQLTHTLCLGCFGQELERQYSPSRWSHRMSADDVIRAHVAALKSGTEKARAVTQTLLDVPYGDGDGENLDVYVPSSSSPDLPLVIYLHGGYWQFLSKDESGFLAVPLVQKGVVVVAVGYSIAPKGNMDLMVSQVRRSVVSVIQQYSHISGLYLCGHSAGAHLAAMVLSTDWSQYDISPQIKGAFLVSGIYDLQPILSTYVNEPLKMTEEVALRNSPSRLLSQLQLSSSSCHIVIAVAQNDSPEFRKQSEEYFKDLESAGLKVSYEDVPNTDHFSIIEQLVDENYHLTKLLLKMMGRS from the exons atgtctgtccagctgacacacacactctgtctcgGGTGTTTTGGACAGGAGTTGGAGCGGCAGTATTCACCAAGCCGCTGGTCACACAGGATGTCTGCTGATGACGTCATTAGAGCCCATGTGGCAGCGTTAAAATCAG GTACGGAAAAGGCTCGTGCTGTCACTCAGACTTTGCTTGATGTTCCATACGGTGATGGTGACGGCGAGAATCTGGATGTTTATGTTCCCAGCAGCTCTTCTCCAG ATCTGCCACTGGTGATTTACCTGCATGGAGGGTACTGGCAGTTTCTCAG TAAGGATGAGTCTGGATTCCTGGCCGTCCCATTGGTGCAGAAAGGTGTGGTGGTGGTCGCCGTGGGTTACAGTATCGCCCCCAAAG GAAATATGGATTTGATGGTGTCACAGGTGCGGAGAAGTGTGGTGTCTGTTATTCAACAGTATTCACACATCAG TGGTCTTTACCTGTGCGGTCACTCGGCAGGTGCACACCTGGCTGCTATGGTCCTGTCCACTGATTGGTCCCAGTACGACATTTCACCCCAGATTAAAG GTGCATTTCTCGTTAGTGGCATTTACGACCTGCAGCCGATACTCTCCACCTATGTGAACGAGCCCCTGAAGATGACCGA GGAAGTGGCGTTAAGGAACAGCCCCAGTCGCCTGCTGTCACAGCTCCAGCTCTCGTCCTCTTCCTGTCACATAGTGATCGCTGTAGCACAGAACGACTCGCCGGAGTTCCGCAAACAGTCCGAGGAATATTTCAAA gATTTGGAATCCGCTGGACTCAAAGTCTCTTATGAGGACGTTCCAAACACAGATCACTTCAGCATCATAGAGCAACTTGTTGATGAAAATTATCACCTCACTAAG CTTCTGCTAAAGATGATGGGGAGAAGCTGA